Below is a window of Vibrio fortis DNA.
CAGAAGAAGATTATAGCTGCAGCATATAGCATTACATACAGAGGTTGACCTGGGCTAAGAGCCAATGACACGTCAGTTAACCAACCGAACGCGCTGCTCTCACCATTCTGACCAAACCACTGAGCCAATGTTCCTGGGAACAAGATAATGCTCGATGCAAAGATTGCTGGAATAACACCTGCCATGTTGATTTTCAACGGTAGGTGCGAGCTTTGTGCTGCAAATACTTTACGACCTTGTTGACGCTTCGCGTAGTTAACAACGATTCGGCGTTGACCACGTTCCATGAAAACAACGAAGTAAATTACAGCAAAAGACAGTACAGCAATTAACAGCAGAAGAAGCACATGCAATTCACCTTGACGCGCTTGCTCGATTGTTTGACCGATTGCAGAAGGCAATCCAGCAACAATACCTGCAAAAATCAGAATGGAGATACCATTACCGATTCCTCGCTCAGTGATTTGTTCACCTAACCACATTAAGAACATGGTACCAGTTACTAAACTCACGGTAGCAATAAGCGTAAACATGGTTTGGTTGATAACAACCAGATTATCGACCATGTTTGGTAAGCCCGTTGCAATACCAATAGCTTGGAATGTTGCAAGTACAAGCGTGCCGTAGCGTGTATATTGGCTGATCTTACGACGGCCTGCTTCACCCTCTTTCTTGAGTTCCGCTAACGCTGGATGAACTACAGTTAACAATTGGACTACGATCGATGCCGAAATATACGGCATGATACCCAATGCTAATATAGATGCACGCTCAAGAGCACCACCGGAGAACATGTTAAACATTTCAACGATGGTACCTTTTTGCTGTTCGAACAAATCGGCAAGTACAGCAGCGTCAATACCAGGGATCGGCACAAAAGAGCCTGCTCGGAATACTAAAAGTGCACCAATTACGAATAATAAGCGCGACTTTAGTTCACTTAAGCCGCTCTGAGCACTACGAAAATCTTGTCCTGGTTTCTTAGCCATCTGTACCTCGTTCCTCGAGATTATTCCTCGATTTTACCGCCTGCAGCTTCGATTGCAGCTTTAGCGCCTTTAGTCACGCGTAGACCTTTAACAGTCACAGCTTTGCTAAGTTCACCAGAAAGAACGATCTTAACGAATTCGATGTTCTTAGTGATAACGTTAGCAGCTTTTAGGCTGTTCAGATCAACTACGTCACCAGTTACTTTCGCTAGCTCAGCTAGACGAACTTCAGCAGACACTAGGCTCTTACGAGAAGTGAAACCGAATTTTGGTAGACGCTGTTTCAGAGGCATTTGACCGCCTTCGAAACCTGGACGAACTGAACCGCCAGAGCGTGATTTTTGACCTTTGTGACCGCGGCCACCTGTTTTACCAAGGCCAGAACCGATACCACGACCTACACGCTTCTTAGAAGGTTTAGAGCCAGCAGCCGGTGATAGAGTATTCAAACGCATTCTGATTACTCCTCAATCTTAACCATGTAGTAAACCTTGTTGATCATACCGCGTACGCACGGAGTATCTTCAAGTTCTACTGTATGGTTGATGCGACGAAGGCCTAGACCTTTAAGACACGCTTTGTGCTTAGGTAGGCGACCAATTGAGCTTTTAGTTTGAGTTACTTTAATAGTTGCCATCGTGTGCTTACTCCGAAATAGATTCAACAGTTAGACCACGTTTAGCAGCAACCATTTCTGGTGACTTAACGTCTACTAGAGCACCAATCGTTGCACGAACGATGTTGATAGGGTTCGTAGAACCGTATGCTTTAGAAAGTACGTTGTGTACACCTGCAACTTCAAGTACAGCACGCATTGCACCACCGGCAATTACACCTGTACCTTCTGCAGCTGGCTGCATGTAAACTTTAGAGCCCGAATGACGACCTTTCACCGGGTGGTGAAGTGTGCCTTCGTTCAGCGCAACAGTAACCATATTACGACGCGCCTTTTCCATTGCTTTTTGGATCGCTGCAGGTACTTCACGAGCTTTGCCGTAACCGAAACCTACACGACCGTTACCGTCACCAACTACTGTTAGTGCAGTGAAGCTCATGATTCGACCACCTTTAACCGTCTTAGAAACACGGTTAACTGCGATCAGCTTTTCTTGCAAATCATTAGCTTGTTGTTGTTCTTTAGCCATCTTCCAACCCTACCTTAGAATTTCAGACCAGCTTCGCGAGCAGAATCTGCTAGCGCCGCTACTCGACCGTGGTATTGGAAACCAGAACGATCAAATGCAACAGCAGTTACGCCTTTTTCAAGAGCGCGCTCAGCAACAGCTTTACCTACTGCTTTAGCTGCATCGATGTTACCAGTGTTCTTAACTTGCTCACGGATCGCTTTTTCTACAGTAGAAGCAGCTGCGATAACCTCAGAGCCGTTTGCCGCGATAACTTGTGCGTATACGTGACGAGGAGTACGGTGTACTACTAGACGCTCAACGCGAAGTTCTGCAATCTTACGACGTGCACGTGTAGCACGACGGATGCGAGATGCTTTCTTATCCATAGTGATACCTTACTTCTTCTTAGCTTCTTTAGTACGCACATTTTCATCTGCGTAACGTACACCCTTGCCTTTGTATGGCTCAGGTTCACGGTAAGAACGAATGTCAGCCGCAACTTGACCAACTAGTTGCTTGTCACAACCAGTTACAACGATCTCAGTTTGGCTAGGGCACTCAGCTTTAATACCTTCAGGTAGAGCGTGCTCTACTGGGTGAGAAAAACCAAGAGTTAGAGCTACAGAGTTGCCTTTCATAGCAGCACGGTAACCAACACCCTTTAGAGTTAGCTTCTTAGTGAAGCCCTCAGTAACACCCACAACCATGTTGTTAACTAGAGCGCGAGCTGTACCAGCTTGTGCCCATGCGTTAGCAACACCTTCTTTCGGACCGAAAGTTAGGTTGTTTTCTTCCTGTGCGATAACTACGGCGTCGTTAAGAACGCGAGTAAGCTCACCTTTACCACCTTTTACAGTGATTTCTTGGCCGTTTAGTTTCACCTCTACGCCAGCTGGAATAGCGACAGGTGCTTTAGCAACACGAGACATAATCTACTCCTTATTAAGCTACGTAACAGATGATTTCACCGCCAAGACCTGCTTTGCGAGCAGCACGGTCAGTCATAAGACCCTTGGAAGTAGAAACAACTGCAATACCAAGACCACCCATCACTGTTGGTAGCGAGTCTTTATTTTTATAAACTCGTAGACCAGGGCGTGATACGCGCTTGATTTGCTCGATTACAGGTTTAGCTTGGAAGTACTTAAGAGTAACTTCTAGCTCAGGTTTTGCTTCGCCTTCTACAGCGAAGTCAGTGATGTAACCTTCAGCTTTTAATAGTGCAGCAATTGCAACTTTAAGCTTTGAAGAAGGCATTTTAACAGCAACTTTGTTTGCTGCCTGACCGTTACGAACGCGGGTCAGCATATCCGAAATCGGATCTTGCATGCTCATAAGATTTACTCCAAATGATTAAGTGGCAATTACCAGCTAGCCTTACGAAGTCCAGGAATCTCGCCTTTCATGCAAGCTTCACGAACTTTGATACGGCTTAGACCGAACTTACGTAGGTAACCGTGTGGACGACCAGTTTGGTTACAACGGTTGCGCTGACGTGATGCACTTGAATCACGTGGAAGAGCTTGCAGTTTAAGAACTGCGTTCCAACGTTCTTCTTCAGATGCGTTTACATCGCTGATTAGAGCTTTTAGTGCTGAACGCTTTTCAGCGAATTTAGCAACTAGCTTCGCACGCTTAGCTTCACGTGCTTTCATTGATTGTTTAGCCATAACAGTAACCCTTCACCTTACTTACGGAATGGGAAGTTAAAGGCAGCCAGCAGAGCACGGCCTTCCGCATCAGTGCCAGCAGACGTCGTGATAGTAATATCAAGACCGCGCACACGATCGACTTTATCGTAGTCGATTTCCGGGAAGATGATTTGCTCGCGAACGCCCATGCTGTAGTTACCGCGACCGTCAAAAGACTTAGCGCTAACACCACGGAAATCACGTACACGTGGAAGAGCGATAGAGATAAGACGCTCTAGGAACTCCCACATACGTTCGCCACGTAAGGTTACTTTACAACCAATTGGGTAGCCTTCACGAATTTTGAAACCTGCAACAGATTTACGCGCTTTAGTGATAAGAGGCTTTTGACCAGAGATCGTTGCCATATCAGCTGCTGCGTTTTCTAGCAGTTTCTTATCGTTGATTGCTTCACCAACGCCCATGTTTAGGGTGATTTTCTCAATCCTAGGGACTTGCATGACGCTTGTGTAGCCGAACTCTTTGGTAAGCTCAGCGACTACAGACGACTTGTAGTAATCATGCAGTTTCGCCATAGTAGAACTCCAAATTACTTCTAATTAGTTAGAAACAGTTTCGCCGTTAGACTTAAAGAAACGAACTTTCTTACCATCTTCGATACGGAAACCGATGCGGTCTGCTTTACCAGTAGCCGCGTTAAAGATTGCAACGTTAGAAGCATCGATTGCTGCTTCTTGTTCAACGATGCCACCTTGTTGACCTAGAGCCGGTTGAGGCTTTTGGTGCTTCTTAACAAGGTTGATACCTTCAACGATAACTTTACCAGTTGTCAGAACCTTAGTTACTTTACCTTTCTTGCCTTTATCTTTACCAGCAAGAATGATTACTTCGTCATTACGACGGATTTTAGCTGCCATGTTGCCGCTCCTTACAGAACTTCAGGTGCTAGTGACACAATTTTCATGAATTTCGCGTTACGAAGTTCACGAGTCACAGGACCAAAGATACGTGTGCCGACTGGTTGCTCAGTAGTGTCGTTTAACAATACACAAGCATTACTGTCGAAGCGAATGACAGAACCGTCTGGGCGACGAACGCCTTTACGGGTGCGCACTACAACCGCCTTCAGAACATCACCTTTCTTTACTTTACCGCGAGGAATTGCTTCCTTAACTGTAACTTTGATGATGTCACCGATATGTGCATAACGACGGTGAGAGCCACCCAGAACCTTAATACACATTACCTTGCGCGCGCCAGAGTTATCTGCTGCGTCAAGTGTACTTTGCATCTGGATCATTGTTAGTGCTCCGCTAAATATTAAAACTAGACCCTCTCGGGTCGGGCTGCCTCTTTAAAAGGGACGCGAATTGTACCACCCTTTTTTGGAATTGGGTAGACAAAAAACAAGCGGCCCCAAAAAATATTTTGGAGCCGCTTATAAGTTATAGAATTACAAAGATTAAATCTTCGCTTTTTCTAGAACTTTAACCAATGTCCAAGACTTAGTCTTAGACAGAGGACGACACTCAGCGATTTCAACTTTGTCGCCTAGGCCACAAGTGTTGTTCTCGTCGTGTGCGTGTACTTTAGTCGTGCGCTTAACGTATTTACCGTAAATTGGGTGTTTTACAGTACGCTCGATAGCAACAACGATAGACTTGTCCATCTTGTCACTAATTACACGACCTTGCTGGATGCGGTTAGTTTCGCTCATTATGCGCCTGCCTTTTCAGTCAAAACAGTTTTCACACGTGCGATATCACGGCGTACAGCTTTTAGAGTATGAGTTTGCTGAAGCTGACCAGTAGCAGCCTGCATGCGCAGGTTGAACTGTTCGCGTAGCAAATTCAATAGCTCAGCGTTAAGCTCTTCAACGTTCTTTTCGCGTAGATCTTGTGCTTTCATTACATCACCTGCTTAGTTACAAAAGTAGTTTTAACAGGCAGTTTACGTGCCGCTAGGCGGAACGCTTCACGTGCCAACTCTTCTGGTACGCCATTCATTTCGTACATAACCTTACCAGGTTGGATTTGTGCTACCCAGTACTCAACGTTACCTTTACCTTTACCTTGACGAACTTCAAGAGGTTTTTCAGTAATCGGTTTGTCTGGGAAAATACGAATCCAGATTTGACCTTGACGCTTAATGTGACGTGTCATAGCACGACGTGCCGCTTCGATCTGACGAGCAGTGATACGGCCACGGCCAACAGCTTTAAGACCGAATTCGCCGAAGCTTACTTCTGTGCCTTTAGCTAGACCACGGTTACGACCAGTCTGAACCTTGCGGAACTTAGTACGTTTTGGTTGTAGCATCGTTCGACTCCTTACTTACGGCCTTTACGCTGCTTCTTAGGCTTATCGCCTTTAGGCTCTACTGCGTTAGCAGCTGGCATACCGCCTAGAATCTCACCTTTAAAGATCCAAACTTTAATGCCGATCACACCGTATTGAGTGTGAGCCGAAGAAGTTGCGTAATCAATGTCTGCACGTAGAGTGTGTAGAGGCACACGGCCTTCACGGTACCACTCAGAACGTGCGATTTCAGCGCCGCCTAGACGACCGCTTACTTCCACTTTGATACCTTTAGCGCCTAGACGCATAGCGTTTTGTACTGCGCGCTTCATAGCACGACGGAACATAACACGACGCTCTAGTTGAGACGCGATGCTATCAGCTACTAGCTGACCATCCAACTCAGGCTTACGTACTTCAGCGATGTTAATCTGCGCTGGTACACCTGCGATTTTAGCTACAGCTGCGCGTAGCTTCTCAACGTCTTCACCTTTCTTACCGATAACAACGCCAGGACGAGCTGTGTGAATTGTCACACGGATGCTCTTAGCTGGACGCTCGATAACGATACGAGATAGTGATGCTTTTTGTAGTTCCTTAGTAAGGAACTGACGTACCTTGAAGTCGCCGTCTAGGTTGTCAGCGAAATCTTTGGTGTTAGCAAACCATGTAGCATTCCAAGGCTTAACGATGCCAAGACGAATACCATTAGGATGTACTTTCTGACCCATTGCTTACTCTCCTAGTCTCTAGCGATCTGCTACAACAACAGTGATGTGGCTTGAACGCTTCAAGATACGATCCGCACGGCCTTTAGCACGAGGCATAATACGCTTCATGATAGGGCCCTCATCTACGAAGATTTTAGCGACATTTAGATCGTCGATATCTGCACCTTCGTTATGCTCCGCGTTTGCGATAGCTGACTCTAGAACTTTCTTAACTAGAACAGCAGCTTTTTTGTTGCTGAAAGTTAGAATTTCTAGAGCTTGGTCTACCGACTTACCGCGAATTTGGTCTGCAACTAAGCGAGCTTTCTGTGGAGAAATACGAGCAAAGTTATGTTTAGCTAAAGCTTCCATCATCTACTCCTTACTTCTTCTTAGCTTTCTTATCTGCAGCGTGACCGCGATAAGTACGAGTTGGTGCAAATTCACCCAGTTTGTGACCGATCATTTCTTCGGTAACGAAAACTGGAACGTGCTGACGACCATTATGGACAGCGATGGTCAAACCAATCATTGTTGGGATGATCATTGAGCGACGGGACCAAGTCTTAATAGGCTTTTTGTCTCCGCTTTCCACCGCTTTCTCTACCTTCTTCAGCAAGTGTAGGTCAATAAAAGGACCTTTCTTGAGAGAACGTGGCATGGCGATTCCTCTTTATATAGATTACTTGTTACGACGACGTACGATGTACTTGTCAGTGCGCTTGTTCTTACGAGTCTTGAAGCCCTTAGTAGGAACGCCCCAAGGAGAAACTGGGTGACGACCACCAGATGTGCGGCCTTCACCACCACCGTGTGGGTGATCAACCGGGTTCATTACTACACCACGTACGGTTGGACGTACGCCGCGCCAGCGTGAAGCACCAGCTTTACCAAGTTCACGTAGCATATGCTCAGAGTTACCAACTTCACCGATCGTTGCACGACCTTCAGAAAGTACTTTGCGCATTTCACCAGAACGTAGACGGATAGTTACGTATGCACCGTCGCGAGCAACGATTTGAGCATAAGCACCAGCCGAACGAGCTAGTTGAGCACCTTTACCAGGCTTAAGTTCAACACAGTGTACAGTAGAACCTACTGGGATGTTGCGCATCGGCAGAGTGTTACCTGCTTTGATTGGCGCATCTACACCAGATTGGATCTGGTCACCTGCGTTAACACCTTTTGGTGCAATGATGTAACGACGCTCACCGTCTGCGTACAGAACTAGAGCGATGTTAGCGCTACGGTTTGGATCGTATTCTAGACGCTCAACTTTCGCTGGGATACCGTCTTTAGTACGTTTGAAGTCAATTACACGGTAGTGGTGCTTGTGACCACCGCCGATGTGACGTACTGTGATACGACCGTTGTTGTTACGACCACCGTTCTTAGAGTTTTTCTCTAGAAGTGGTGCGTATGGCTTACCCTTGTGTAGGTCAGCGTTAACAACTTTAACGACGTGACGACGACCAGGGGAAGTCGGCTTACATTTAACAATAGCCATTTTTAACTACTCCTGTTATTCCGCGCCGCCAACGAAGTCAAGATCTTGACCTTCTTTCAAAGTAACGTAGGCTTTCTTAACGTCTGAACGACGGCCTTCACGCATACCTTGACGTTTGGTCTTACCCTTAAGAACAAGAGTATTTACAGACTTAACTTCAACTTCAAATAGCTTTTCTACAGCTGCTTTGATCTCTTTTTTAGTCGCATCTTTAGCTACTTTGAAAACGATAGTGTTCGCTTTCTCAGCTGCCATAGTTGCTTTTTCAGAGATGTGCGGAGCACGTAGAACTTTTAAGATACGCTCTTCAGTGATCATGCTAGCGACTCCTCAACTTGCTTAACTGCGTCAGCAGTCATTAGAACCTTGTCAAACGCAATTAGAGATACTGGGTCGATACCAGCAACGTCACGCGCGTCAACTTTGTAAAGGTTACGAGCAGCTAAGAATAGATTTTCATCTACTTCGCCAGTAACAATCAGAACGTCGCTTAGCTCAAGCTCTTTAAGCTTAGCTACAAGTTCTTTTGTTTTTGGTGCTTCTACTGAGAAGTTATCAACAACGATTAGACGCTCTTGACGAACAAGCTCAGAAAGAATGCTCTTCATAGCACCACGGTACATTTTCTTGTTTACTTTTTGGCTGTGATCTTGAGGTTTCGCAGCAAAAGTAACACCACCTGTACGCCAGATTGGGCTACGAATTGTACCAGCACGTGCGCGGCCAGTACCTTTTTGACGCCATGGCTTAGCGCCACCGCCAGATACTTCAGAACGAGTCTTTTGAGCACGAGTACCTTGACGAGCACCTGCTGCGTATGCAACAACTACTTGGTGTACAAGAGCTTCGTTGAAGTCACGTCCGAAAGTAGTCTCGGAAACAGTTAGTGCATCAGCACCTTTAACCATCAATTCCATTACTTACTCCTAGACGTTATGCTTTAACAGCAGGTTTTACGATCACGTTGCCGCCTGTTGAGCCTGGTACTGCACCTTTAATAAGAAGCAGATTGCGCTCAGCGTCAACACGTACGATCTCTAGGTTTTGAGTCGTTACACGCTCAGCACCCATGTGACCTGCCATTTTCTTGCCTTTAAACACGCGACCTGGAGTTTGACATTGGCCAATTGAACCCGGTGCACGGTGAGACAAAGAGTTACCGTGAGTCATATCTTGAGTAGAGAAGTTCCAACGCTTAACTGCGCCTTGGAAGCCTTTACCTTTAGATGTACCAGTAACGTCTACTTTTTTAATTTCGTTGAAAAGTTCTACGTTTAGCTCAGCGCCAACTTCAAACTCTTCGCCGTTTTCTAAACGGAATTCCCAAAGACCGCGGCCTGCTTCAACACCCGCTTTCGCGAAGTGACCAGCTTCAGGCTTAGTTACACGGTTAGCTTTCTTAGCACCAGTAGTTACTTGGATTGCTGCGTAGCCGTCGTTCTCTAGAGTTTTAACTTGAGAAATACGGTTCGCTTCAACCTCAACAACAGTTACTGGGATAGAAACGCCTTCTTCAGTAAATACGCGGGTCATACCCACTTTACGTCCGACTAGACCAATCATTATTCTTATCTCCCTTAACCTAGGCTGATTTGAACATCAACGCCAGCAGCAAGATCAAGACGCATTAGAGCATCAACAGTTTTGTCTGTTGGCTCAACGATGTCGATCAAACGCTTGTGAGTACGGATTTCGTACTGGTCACGTGCATCTTTGTTGACGTGTGGAGAGATAAGAACAGTGAAACGCTCTTTACGAGTAGGTAGTGGGATAGGACCACGAACCTGTGCGCCAGTACGTTTTGCTGTTTCAACGATTTCCGCAGTAGAAGCGTCGATTAGCTTGTAATCGAAAGCTTTTAGGCGGATACGAATACGTTGGTTCTGCATGAGACAGAGCTCCAATTATTAAAAATTACACAAACAATATCGCCACTCAAACTCGAAAAGACGAGAGAATGCCGATTGATTTATGTGAAACCGTAGTATCCAAAATTAGGACACATTGTCAGTTAACTTTTGAAGTAAGACGAGCTTACTATTTTTATTAACCGCGAACATAAGCTGAGTATACATTACTAGGCAAAACCTACTCCTCAGTGCTCATTGGTTCACAACCAGCTTAAGCCAGTGCGGTGCATTATACAGATCACACTTTGGTATGCAAGTGGTGTTTGAAAATTAATCGCGAAAACTTCAAGCCCGACCTACCAGCCCCTTATATAACGCAAAAAGCAGAGGCAAGGTGCTCTCTGCTTTTTGCGATAATCTTACCGATTTTAACTAACTACTTTTAGCCATCGTCATCTTCATCAACATATTGAGCTTGTAGGTAGTTTTGGATTCCTGTCATTTTAACAAGACCTAGCTGTGTTTCTAACCAGTCAACGTGTTCCTCTTCGTCTTCCAATATTTCAAGGAACAGATCACGTGATACATAGTCATGAATATCTTCGGCATAAGCGATGGCATTTTTCAGATCCGGAATGGCCTCCATCTCTAAAGCTAAATCGCACTCCAACATTTCCTGGGTATCTTCACCTATTTTGAGTTTACCTAAGTCTTGCAGATTAGGTAGCCCTTCGAGAAACAAGATTCGTTCTATCAGGTGGTCGGCATGTTTCATCTCGTCAATAGATTCATGATATTCCTTATCAGCCAAATGCTTTAGACCCCAGTCTTTGTACATTCGCGCATGAAGAAAATATTGGTTAATGGCAACCAGCTCGTTACCAAGAATTTTATTGAGATGTTGAATTATGATTGGATCGCCTTTCATGAGCACACTCTCCTCTTCGGTTCTTCTAACTGTAGAACCAAATCGAGAAGTGTCAAAAAGCTTGGTTAAGTTCTAAGTAACTAACCAGCTTGCTTAAACAATGTGGCGGCGCTTTCGTTGATGATTTCTTTCGCTGAACGTACACACTTTCCGCATTGACTGCCGAGTGCCGTACATTTCTTAATTCCTTTTATATCAGTAATGCCCTCTTCAACAACGAGTTTTCGGATTTTCTTATCCGATACTCCATGGCATAAACAGACGTACATATTCAAACCTAAACTTATAACTTGAGATTAAATATAAAGAGGAATCATTCTTATTACCAGTCTTATCTTTTACTACTGTTAGACCGTTTTGTTATAGAAAAATCATGCTTTTCACAGATGGGAACACTTAGCGAAACTGCGTTAAGACTATATTCTGCTAAGTAATTGTATTACCGGATATTAGAGGTACGCGTTAATAGCGCATTTCAAAGTTTTCTTATAACCACTCGTATTTTACTCAAAATAAAAAAGGGAAGCCGAAGCCTCCCTTTTTATGATGCGCCTCTTCTAATGAAGAGAGAGCAAAATCATTCGTTATTAAGCGAAGATTTTAGCTACAACACCAGCACCTACAGTACGGCCACCTTCACGGATAGCGAAACGTAGGCCTTCGTCCATTGCGATTGGAGCGATTAGCTCAACAGTCATTTGAACGTTATC
It encodes the following:
- the secY gene encoding preprotein translocase subunit SecY — its product is MAKKPGQDFRSAQSGLSELKSRLLFVIGALLVFRAGSFVPIPGIDAAVLADLFEQQKGTIVEMFNMFSGGALERASILALGIMPYISASIVVQLLTVVHPALAELKKEGEAGRRKISQYTRYGTLVLATFQAIGIATGLPNMVDNLVVINQTMFTLIATVSLVTGTMFLMWLGEQITERGIGNGISILIFAGIVAGLPSAIGQTIEQARQGELHVLLLLLIAVLSFAVIYFVVFMERGQRRIVVNYAKRQQGRKVFAAQSSHLPLKINMAGVIPAIFASSIILFPGTLAQWFGQNGESSAFGWLTDVSLALSPGQPLYVMLYAAAIIFFCFFYTALVFNPRETADNLKKSGAFVPGIRPGEQTAKYIDKVMTRLTLAGALYITFICLIPEFMMVAWNVRFYFGGTSLLIVVVVIMDFMAQVQTHLMSQQYDSVLKKANLKGYGR
- the rplO gene encoding 50S ribosomal protein L15, yielding MRLNTLSPAAGSKPSKKRVGRGIGSGLGKTGGRGHKGQKSRSGGSVRPGFEGGQMPLKQRLPKFGFTSRKSLVSAEVRLAELAKVTGDVVDLNSLKAANVITKNIEFVKIVLSGELSKAVTVKGLRVTKGAKAAIEAAGGKIEE
- the rpmD gene encoding 50S ribosomal protein L30, which translates into the protein MATIKVTQTKSSIGRLPKHKACLKGLGLRRINHTVELEDTPCVRGMINKVYYMVKIEE
- the rpsE gene encoding 30S ribosomal protein S5, producing the protein MAKEQQQANDLQEKLIAVNRVSKTVKGGRIMSFTALTVVGDGNGRVGFGYGKAREVPAAIQKAMEKARRNMVTVALNEGTLHHPVKGRHSGSKVYMQPAAEGTGVIAGGAMRAVLEVAGVHNVLSKAYGSTNPINIVRATIGALVDVKSPEMVAAKRGLTVESISE
- the rplR gene encoding 50S ribosomal protein L18: MDKKASRIRRATRARRKIAELRVERLVVHRTPRHVYAQVIAANGSEVIAAASTVEKAIREQVKNTGNIDAAKAVGKAVAERALEKGVTAVAFDRSGFQYHGRVAALADSAREAGLKF
- the rplF gene encoding 50S ribosomal protein L6: MSRVAKAPVAIPAGVEVKLNGQEITVKGGKGELTRVLNDAVVIAQEENNLTFGPKEGVANAWAQAGTARALVNNMVVGVTEGFTKKLTLKGVGYRAAMKGNSVALTLGFSHPVEHALPEGIKAECPSQTEIVVTGCDKQLVGQVAADIRSYREPEPYKGKGVRYADENVRTKEAKKK
- the rpsH gene encoding 30S ribosomal protein S8, which encodes MSMQDPISDMLTRVRNGQAANKVAVKMPSSKLKVAIAALLKAEGYITDFAVEGEAKPELEVTLKYFQAKPVIEQIKRVSRPGLRVYKNKDSLPTVMGGLGIAVVSTSKGLMTDRAARKAGLGGEIICYVA
- the rpsN gene encoding 30S ribosomal protein S14, which gives rise to MAKQSMKAREAKRAKLVAKFAEKRSALKALISDVNASEEERWNAVLKLQALPRDSSASRQRNRCNQTGRPHGYLRKFGLSRIKVREACMKGEIPGLRKASW
- the rplE gene encoding 50S ribosomal protein L5, producing the protein MAKLHDYYKSSVVAELTKEFGYTSVMQVPRIEKITLNMGVGEAINDKKLLENAAADMATISGQKPLITKARKSVAGFKIREGYPIGCKVTLRGERMWEFLERLISIALPRVRDFRGVSAKSFDGRGNYSMGVREQIIFPEIDYDKVDRVRGLDITITTSAGTDAEGRALLAAFNFPFRK
- the rplX gene encoding 50S ribosomal protein L24; this translates as MAAKIRRNDEVIILAGKDKGKKGKVTKVLTTGKVIVEGINLVKKHQKPQPALGQQGGIVEQEAAIDASNVAIFNAATGKADRIGFRIEDGKKVRFFKSNGETVSN
- the rplN gene encoding 50S ribosomal protein L14, with product MIQMQSTLDAADNSGARKVMCIKVLGGSHRRYAHIGDIIKVTVKEAIPRGKVKKGDVLKAVVVRTRKGVRRPDGSVIRFDSNACVLLNDTTEQPVGTRIFGPVTRELRNAKFMKIVSLAPEVL
- the rpsQ gene encoding 30S ribosomal protein S17 — its product is MSETNRIQQGRVISDKMDKSIVVAIERTVKHPIYGKYVKRTTKVHAHDENNTCGLGDKVEIAECRPLSKTKSWTLVKVLEKAKI
- the rpmC gene encoding 50S ribosomal protein L29, coding for MKAQDLREKNVEELNAELLNLLREQFNLRMQAATGQLQQTHTLKAVRRDIARVKTVLTEKAGA
- the rplP gene encoding 50S ribosomal protein L16, encoding MLQPKRTKFRKVQTGRNRGLAKGTEVSFGEFGLKAVGRGRITARQIEAARRAMTRHIKRQGQIWIRIFPDKPITEKPLEVRQGKGKGNVEYWVAQIQPGKVMYEMNGVPEELAREAFRLAARKLPVKTTFVTKQVM
- the rpsC gene encoding 30S ribosomal protein S3, with product MGQKVHPNGIRLGIVKPWNATWFANTKDFADNLDGDFKVRQFLTKELQKASLSRIVIERPAKSIRVTIHTARPGVVIGKKGEDVEKLRAAVAKIAGVPAQINIAEVRKPELDGQLVADSIASQLERRVMFRRAMKRAVQNAMRLGAKGIKVEVSGRLGGAEIARSEWYREGRVPLHTLRADIDYATSSAHTQYGVIGIKVWIFKGEILGGMPAANAVEPKGDKPKKQRKGRK
- the rplV gene encoding 50S ribosomal protein L22 — its product is MEALAKHNFARISPQKARLVADQIRGKSVDQALEILTFSNKKAAVLVKKVLESAIANAEHNEGADIDDLNVAKIFVDEGPIMKRIMPRAKGRADRILKRSSHITVVVADR
- the rpsS gene encoding 30S ribosomal protein S19; amino-acid sequence: MPRSLKKGPFIDLHLLKKVEKAVESGDKKPIKTWSRRSMIIPTMIGLTIAVHNGRQHVPVFVTEEMIGHKLGEFAPTRTYRGHAADKKAKKK
- the rplB gene encoding 50S ribosomal protein L2 produces the protein MAIVKCKPTSPGRRHVVKVVNADLHKGKPYAPLLEKNSKNGGRNNNGRITVRHIGGGHKHHYRVIDFKRTKDGIPAKVERLEYDPNRSANIALVLYADGERRYIIAPKGVNAGDQIQSGVDAPIKAGNTLPMRNIPVGSTVHCVELKPGKGAQLARSAGAYAQIVARDGAYVTIRLRSGEMRKVLSEGRATIGEVGNSEHMLRELGKAGASRWRGVRPTVRGVVMNPVDHPHGGGEGRTSGGRHPVSPWGVPTKGFKTRKNKRTDKYIVRRRNK
- the rplW gene encoding 50S ribosomal protein L23 produces the protein MITEERILKVLRAPHISEKATMAAEKANTIVFKVAKDATKKEIKAAVEKLFEVEVKSVNTLVLKGKTKRQGMREGRRSDVKKAYVTLKEGQDLDFVGGAE